aaatcccctcaggattTCCGCAATCCCCTCACGATTGTCGGCAGGAAATCCCCTCACGACTCCGCCGAAACCCGCCCCAAATCCTCTCGGAACCCTCACAAATCTCCTCGGAATCCTCACAAATCTCCTGGGAACCCTCACAAATCCCCTGCGGACCCTCCGAAACCCCCCCAGGGTTCGGCCCTCACCTCccggcaggagcagcagcagcagcggcagcagcggcagcgccggccccgctccgggcCCCGCTCGCggctcccgccgccgcctcctcctcaTCGCTCCGGGGCCGCTCTGggctctcccttccctcccttcccctcctcttcccttcccttccccctcccttcccttcccctcccccctcaccTGAGCGAGGCCACGCCCCCCGCACCTGGCCCGGAtccgcccctcccccctccccgaACACAGCCCCGGTACCTGCGCGGGAACTTCCGGCGGCCTCACCTGGACCGGAACCGGAACCGGGACCGGGCTCACCTGAGTTCACCTGGACTGGAACCGGAATCGGAACAGGGCTCACCCGAGTTCACCtggaccgggaccgggaccgggatcggcCTCACCTTAGCTCACCTGGACCaggctcacctgagctcacctggaccgggatcgggaccggcctcacctgagctcacctggacCAGGACTGGAACTGGGACCGgcctcacctgagctcacctggacCAGGATCGGGGTCTGAGCTCACCTGGCCGGGAaacctccccccctcccccacctgTGATGGTCCCGCCCCCCGCAGCTGTCAATCATCATGGCCACGCCCACCCACCGAGCCCGCTGCACACAAGCCACGCCCCTCAATGCCCTTTTATGGTCAAACCACGCCCACTATGCTAACTACATCAACAAACCACACCCCCACTATAATTCTGCCAGGAAACCCCACCCATTATGCAAATTAGAATAAATAAACAATGAGAATCTATGATCAAAGCCCGCCCATTATGCAAATTACAACTGATAAACCATGGGAATATATTATCAAACCCCGCCCATTATGCTAATTAGAACTGAAAAACCATGGGAATTCATCCTCTTGGTGGTCAAACCCCACCCATTATGCAAATTAGAATCAATAAACAATGAGAATCTATGATCAAACCCCGCCCATTATGCTAATTAGAATCGACAAACCATGGGAATTTATCTCAATGCTCAAGCCCCGCCCATTATGCTAATTAATAATGCCAAACCACATCCCTTATGCAAATTAATCACAAGGCCACGCCCACCCGCACCTTTAATGGGCTCCACCCTCATTTAGCAGCCCCGCCCTCCATGACGTCATCACTTAACGAGCTCATTAACCACCGGAAGCGCCTCATTAACGCCTCGacgaggccacgccccctccccgATCCCGACCAATCAGAACCGAGCCCGAAGCTCCTCCCCCCGAGTTCCTTTAttgtgggggaggggcgggttAAAAGCGGGGGGAGCCcgcggggggggagggggaggggcggggggtgggggaggggcaggcgAATACAAAAcgaggggggtgggggaggggcgggggtgggggaggggctcaaTATGGCCGCTCGCGTCGGTCCTGCCGGTGGTCGCCCCTGCAAGGGGGGGAGGGGCAATTAATTAAGGCCGTAATTAACGAGCTCCCGCCCTAATTAACCGAATTCCCGCCAAAAACCCCGCCCacaacccccaaaatcccgggaattttaccccaaatccccattttttaccCCAGAATCACTCAATTTTTACCCCGAAATCCCAAtgttttaccccaaaattcccattttcccccccaaaattcacgTTTTTCCCGCCAAAATCCTGATTttctcccaaaaaaatccccatttcctcccaaaaattctcatttttccccccaaaatccccatggTTCTTgggattttcccaaattcccaggtttttccccaaaaaaccccatttcctcccaaaaatccccatttttccccccaaaatccctgtttttcccaggattttcgccaattcccagttttttgccccaaaatcccattttccctcccaaaatccccatttttccccccccaaatccccgttTTTTCTGcgattttcccaaattcccagctttttcccccaaaatccccatcttccttccaaaatccccattttcctggggggattttccccaattcccaggtttttcccccaaaatcccattttccctcccaaaacccccatttcccccccaaaattcccattttttctccccaaaattccccatttttcccgcAAAATCCCcgttttttttcaggattttcccaaattcccgctTTTTCTCCCCAAACTCTCACCTGCTGTCCATCTTGCCGGGCCCGAAGCCGCCCCGGTcgccgccgcggccgccccggAACCCCCCGCGCTCGCCACGGCCACGGAAACCCCCGCGATCGAAACCTCCGCGGCCTCCACGGCGATCCTCGAAtccacctggggacaggtgagaacaggtgtGAATGGAACAGGTGTGTTACAGGTGTGTTACAGGTGTGTCAGGTGTGTCAGGTGTGACAGGAACCCCCCGCGCTCGCCACGGCCACGGAAACCCCCGCGATCGAATCCACCGCGACCACCACGGCGATCCTCGAATCCACCTGTACAGGTGAGAACAGaacaggtgtgttcaggtgtgaacaggtgtgttacaggtgtgtacaggtgtgttaCAGGTGTGTTACAGGTGTGTTACAGGTGTGTCAGGGGTCAGGAACCCCCCGCGCTCGCCACGGCCACGGAAACCTCCACGATCGAAACCTCCCCGGCCACCGCGGCAATCCTCGAATccacctggacaggtgagacaggtgagaacaggtgtgttacaggtgtgtcaggtgtgttacaggtgtgttacaggtgtgtcaggtgtgttacaggtgtgttacaggtgtgtcaggtgtgtacaggtgtgaacaggtgtgttacaggtgtgttacaggtgtgtacaggtgtgttaCAGGTGTGTCAGGGGTCAGGAACCCCCCGCGCTCGCCACGGCCACGGAAACCCCCGCGGTCGAAACCTCCCCGGCCTCCACGGCGATCCTCGAATCCACCTGtacaggtgagaacaggtgtGAATGgaacaggtgtgaacaggtgtgttacaggtgtgtacaggtgtgttcaggtgtgttacaggtgtgaacaggtgtgtcAGGTGTGTTACAGGTGTGTTACAGGTGTGTTACAGGTGTGTCAGGGGTCAGGAACCCCCCGCGCTCG
The window above is part of the Poecile atricapillus isolate bPoeAtr1 chromosome 34, bPoeAtr1.hap1, whole genome shotgun sequence genome. Proteins encoded here:
- the LOC131590628 gene encoding uncharacterized protein LOC131590628 isoform X1 — encoded protein: MEQVCYRCVTGVLQVCTGVLQVCYRCVTGVSGVRNPPRSPRPRKPPRSKPPRPPRQSSNPPGQVRQVRTGVLQVCQVCYRCVTGVSGVLQVCYRCVRCVRGQEPPALATATETPAVETSPASTAILESTCTGENRCEWNRCVTGVNRCVTGVSGVRNPPRSPRPRKPPRSNPPRPPRRSSNPPGQVRIEQVCTGVLQVCQVCQGSGTPRARHGHGNPRGRILPGHHDDPRIHLYRCE
- the LOC131590628 gene encoding uncharacterized protein LOC131590628 isoform X2, with the translated sequence MEQVCYRCVTGVLQVCTGVLQVCYRCVTGVSGVRNPPRSPRPRKPPRSKPPRPPRQSSNPPGQVRQVRTGVLQVCQVCYRCVTGVSGVLQVCYRCVRCVRGQEPPALATATETPAVETSPASTAILESTCTGENRCEWNRCEWNRCEQVCQVCTGVLQVCQVCQGSGTPRARHGHGNPRGRILPGHHDDPRIHLYRCE